In one Colletotrichum destructivum chromosome 2, complete sequence genomic region, the following are encoded:
- a CDS encoding Putative cytochrome P450, which translates to MEHWLIPTILPQSWATGLVIGVFLWQLFNVCDNLFLHPLRKVPGPVLHRVSRLPVALLNARGKYAFRAHELHEQYGPIVRVSPNHLIFTVAQAWKEIYGSHYQTSSPAPELPKSDVYADTVDVLPKSISNAPREMHQKLRRAMSHAFSAASLREHEGIVNGYVSRCMSGLHQACANGDGVVDMISWFTWTTFDIAGDLSLGQSFDCLTKGEVHPWIEFVLGVFYMNAFMISLKYIGLNLLVSLIFRVGGMISLGSLRKSTNDMVRARLNLGYDRNDLFEGLAKNGKELDLSLGEFAANATLLILGSSDTTTSALSAVVYLLAKHPEALIKLKAEVGSAFRDVQDITFGSTSQLPYLTAVISESLRLYPPITSNLVRQVPAGGAWIASHFVPEGTLVEIVPWAINHSKDNWAEPWRFKPERFLNGDEKTAGHNNLDAHQPFSYGPRNCIAWADIRLIITRLVYEFDFRLEDETRRDWIGDKTYGFVERLPLLIRLRSTVDSEVIIP; encoded by the exons ATGGAGCATTGGTTAATTCCCACAATCTTGCCTCAGTCCTGGGCAACAGGGCTCGTGATA GGGGTCTTTCTGTGGCAACTATTCAATGTGTGCGACAATCTATTCCTTCATCCACTACGCAAGGTTCCAGGGCCAGTCCTCCATCGCGTGTCGAGGTTGCCAGTAGCACTTCTCAACGCCCGTGGCAAATATGCCTTCCGCGCCCATGAACTACACGAACAGTATGGTCCAATCGTGCGCGTATCTCCGAACCACCTCATTTTCACCGTTGCCCAAGCCTGGAAGGAAATTTACGGTTCACATTATCAGACCAGCAGTCCTGCCCCAGAGCTGCCCAAGTCCGACGTCTATGCAGATACCGTGGATGTTCTACCCAAGAGCATCTCCAATGCGCCCCGAGAGATGCACCAGAAGTTGCGGCGGGCCATGTCACACGCCTTCTCTGCTGCCTCATTGCGGGAGCATGAGGGCATCGTCAATGGATACGTCAGCCGGTGCATGTCTGGCCTCCACCAAGCATGCGCGAACGGGGATGGTGTGGTGGACATGATCTCATGGTTTACGTGGACGACGTTTGATATTGCGGGTGACCTCTCTCTGGGACAGTCCTTCGACTGCCTGACAAAGGGCGAGGTACATCCGTGGATCGAGTTCGTCCTGGGCGTCTTCTACATGAACGCCTTCATGATATCCCTCAAGTATATTGGACTGAATCTGCTTGTGAGCCTTATATTCAGAGTGGGCGGAATGATTTCACTAGGCTCTTTGAGAAAATCCACGAATGACATGGTGAGGGCACGACTCAACCTTGGTTATGACCGTAACGACCTATTTGAAGGGCTGGCCAAGAACGGCAAAGAGCTG GATCTTTCGTTGGGCGAATTCGCGGCCAATGCGACTTTGCTCATTTTGGGCAGTTCCGACACCACCACTAGCGCCCTGTCAGCCGTTGTCTATCTCTTGGCGAAACACCCCGAGGCTTTGATCAAGTTGAAGGCAGAAGTAGGATCAGCTTTTCGGGACGTTCAAGATATCACGTTCGGTTCTACCAGTCAGCTACCATACCTGACAGCTGTGATCAGTGAGAGCCTCCGGCTGTATCCTCCTATCACCTCCAACTTGGTGCGACAGGTGCCGGCTGGTGGAGCCTGGATTGCATCGCACTTTGTGCCGGAAGGG ACACTAGTTGAGATTGTGCCTTGGGCTATCAACCACAGCAAGGACAACTGGGCAGAGCCGTGGAGATTCAAGCCTGAGAGGTTCCTAAACGgagacgagaagacggcAGGACACAACAACTTGGACGCCCATCAACCGTTTAGTTATGGGCCGCGTAACTGCATTG CCTGGGCAGACATTCGCCTTATCATCACCCGCCTTGTGTATGAATTTGATTTTAGGCTTGAGGACGAAACACGTCGTGATTGGATTGGAGACAAGACGTATGGGTTTGTAGAGAGGCTGCCTTTACTGATTCGACTACGTTCTACTGTAGACAGTGAAGTTATTATCCCTTGA